The genomic segment TGTGTCTCAAGGAAGTGGTTCATCTGGAACGGTTCTGATACCACAAACTACTGGGAAGGGCGCCGCTGTGACTTGCACTATAACTAATGTGCCCAAAAGCAACGGCAGTATCTCGTGGTCAAAGGTTGACAGTGCTGATTCAAGCAAAGTGCTAGGTGGTTCTGTATGGGAACTGACTGGCCCAACAGCTGGCAACTCATCTGTACGCACGGTTGAGGATTGTGTTGCCACCGCTGCAGCGAATTGCACAGGACTCGATAAAGACCCTGCTGCTGGCAAATTCCTCGTTAACGGATTGGTCTGGGGTAACTACACGCTGAAGGAAAAATCTGCTCCTTCTGGGTATGAGATTAGCGATCAGGTGTATCCAGTGGCTGTCAACAAAGCGACCACAATTAGCGTGGGGCCCATCAGCAACAAAGCAATTCCACAAGCATCGGTGATTATCAGCAAGACCATTCTCAGCACCGCCGGCAATCAGTCCCCTGGTGTTGGTTGGGCGATGAGCGCCTCTCTATCTACGCGCTCTCCTCTGGGCACAGCAGTCCAAGGACCATTGACAAAAAATACTAATGCGAGCGGTACCGTCGATAGTGCATGGCCTATTACTTTCACTGATGCCTCACAGAGCGCAGCCGTGACCGTAGCAGAAACTCAGCAACAAGGATATGAATTTTCTTCAGGGTCCTGTGTAGTCACTACTACAAGCAACGTTTCTACAACGATTCCACTGGCGGGAACATCGGGAGATGTAGCGGGTATTACACCAGGCAGCACAGTGCGTTGCAACTTGATCAATAAGCAAGTTGCTGGCACTGCGTCATGGAGCAAGACCGCTGATGACGGCCATTCTTTGAAAGGTTCAGTCTGGACCCTCACGTATCCGGACGGAAGCAAGAAGGACATCACGGGAGATGATCAGGGTCATTTCTCGGTAGCAAATCTTCCGTGGGGAGCATTCAAGTTAGTTGAGAAAGAAGCTCCCGCCGGTTATCAGGTAAATAGCACTGAGCACGCCTTCACTATTGATGCCACACATTTGAGTGTCACTGTTGCTGATTCCCAGTCTGGTTCGGTTGTCAACAACAAACAACATGTGCCTGACCTGCCAATGACTGGAGGGGCCAGCACTGACCTGTTCATGATCAGTGGCGCTGTTGTGTTGATTCTTGCAGCTGCGCTTGGTTCATGGCACATCGTTTCCACTCGAAAACGAATGCGAGAGTCTTCAGAACTCAAACAATAACACCTCCCTGCTTTGAGGTTTGAAACAAGGCTTCGAAGCAGGATTGCGCAATTTTTACCGTCAATACGGTATGGATTTTCAACTAATAAGGAGAGAAATATGAGTTGGGATAGAACCAAAAAGGTTCTCTCAGTTGCTGTCGGCCTCGCTGGGGCTTTAGCGATGGGGATGACCGGAGTCGTAGCAAATGCAGCTACTACTGCACCCGAGTTTGGCAATATTGACACTGCCAAAAAGGGATCGATTATTATTCATAAGCACGAGCATCAGAACGGAACCGATGCAACGGCTCAGCCTGACGGCTCCTCTAACATCACCACACCTGGAATCGCAGGCGTTGAATTTACTGTGTATCGCATTGACGGTCTAGATCTTGCTAACGCTGATTCTTGGAACGGCTTGTCTGAAGCTAAAGCACCACAGACTGTGACACCAGGTACCACTACTATTTCTTTGAGCTCGCAGAGCTACGGTTTCACCAAAGTCGCTTCGGTTACCACCGATGCTCAAGGTGAAGCTACAGCTCCGAGCTTGCCTGTTGCGGCTTACGTCGTGGTTGAGACAAATCGCCCATCTACTGTGGTAGACATCGCACAGTCCTTCATTGTCACTATCCCATTCCCTGACCATGACAACACCAAGGGCTGGTTGTATGACGTTAACGTCTATCCAAAGAACGGTAGCACCACCGTCGACAAGACTGTGCTCTCCCAAGAAGGTCTAGGAATCGGCTCTGTAGCACAATTCCCTGTCACTACTCGCGTTCCTAAGATTGCCGATAACGCTAACTATAAGTACTACATCATTCATGATGATTTAGATTCGCGCTTAACTCCTTCAAGTGATCTGTCTGTGACCGTTGATGGTCAGGCTGTTGATAAGTCCTTCTATACCGTCACCGTTACAGGGCAAGCAGTGGACGTTTCCTTCACGAAAGATGGTCTTGCTTGGTTGAAAACCATTCCAAACAAGAGCGTAGTGACCACATTCAAGGGTACTGTTAACTCCCTCGGTAATGGTGTCATTCCGAACAAGGCCAGTCTCTACGCCGATACTGAGGTTTCTGATGAGCCTCCTGTCCCGCCGGTCGTTCCCCCAGTTAATCCTCCCGTGACGCCTCCTGTCTCTCCTGAAGTACATCAAAATTGGGGTGATTTGGTCATTAGCAAGGTTGATGCAGACAAGGATAATGCGGGTCTGTCGGGTGCTGAGTTCGAAGTTTATGCTGCCAAAGATGCATATGCGGATAGCTGCACAGCAACTGCAACAACAGGC from the Bifidobacterium sp. genome contains:
- a CDS encoding SpaA isopeptide-forming pilin-related protein, with amino-acid sequence MQNYTENHGRSDGSAASIRKHGALIALLICAVLIVTGGLAVHSANAATSSTSAFTCAPGYVYSQQSDGSIKQYAAGTTSNVSFSNSIQDSNVNGLGIGQDGATAFAYSRSGGTTGNSSLDTLYKYSGSSSNWTATNSSNNPPTTNGQVAGAVDLSNGNFVFGAYATSNNRIVFMMFEYIVSSQTYVNLGYFNASSYGDTTASNGDIAFDAAGNLYVVRSVQGGDTTLFTISAAELLTAQQATSTSHVISPQSQITGNIGVANPVNGIAFDTDGTIYLGTGTRLYHYKASSWEPIGSNNGLVSEQLGSSTDLASCNSPSTVTVRKNIPNGRAASSDQFSLTLSQDSQIATVSTSGSASGIQSAQIGPIPAMSNQTYSFGESMASGSGTPLSGYDASWQCINTNDGSTVSQGSGSSGTVLIPQTTGKGAAVTCTITNVPKSNGSISWSKVDSADSSKVLGGSVWELTGPTAGNSSVRTVEDCVATAAANCTGLDKDPAAGKFLVNGLVWGNYTLKEKSAPSGYEISDQVYPVAVNKATTISVGPISNKAIPQASVIISKTILSTAGNQSPGVGWAMSASLSTRSPLGTAVQGPLTKNTNASGTVDSAWPITFTDASQSAAVTVAETQQQGYEFSSGSCVVTTTSNVSTTIPLAGTSGDVAGITPGSTVRCNLINKQVAGTASWSKTADDGHSLKGSVWTLTYPDGSKKDITGDDQGHFSVANLPWGAFKLVEKEAPAGYQVNSTEHAFTIDATHLSVTVADSQSGSVVNNKQHVPDLPMTGGASTDLFMISGAVVLILAAALGSWHIVSTRKRMRESSELKQ
- a CDS encoding SpaH/EbpB family LPXTG-anchored major pilin yields the protein MSWDRTKKVLSVAVGLAGALAMGMTGVVANAATTAPEFGNIDTAKKGSIIIHKHEHQNGTDATAQPDGSSNITTPGIAGVEFTVYRIDGLDLANADSWNGLSEAKAPQTVTPGTTTISLSSQSYGFTKVASVTTDAQGEATAPSLPVAAYVVVETNRPSTVVDIAQSFIVTIPFPDHDNTKGWLYDVNVYPKNGSTTVDKTVLSQEGLGIGSVAQFPVTTRVPKIADNANYKYYIIHDDLDSRLTPSSDLSVTVDGQAVDKSFYTVTVTGQAVDVSFTKDGLAWLKTIPNKSVVTTFKGTVNSLGNGVIPNKASLYADTEVSDEPPVPPVVPPVNPPVTPPVSPEVHQNWGDLVISKVDADKDNAGLSGAEFEVYAAKDAYADSCTATATTGDPITVDGKSTFTSDANGKITVAGLFVSDSKNAPIDASQRCYVIKETKAPAGFVLPDGDAALTAVTVKTGQTAGVDVTVKNTKQNVPNLPMTGSTGIAVMVVVGLALISGAGALTVSRRRSLNK